In Coregonus clupeaformis isolate EN_2021a chromosome 15, ASM2061545v1, whole genome shotgun sequence, one genomic interval encodes:
- the LOC121583356 gene encoding trichohyalin, translating to MARVHNEFKLTTTDKIYVVGGPGDDVTLPCHLSPETSSVAMTIRWFRWTECIYLYKNGQVTERSSYEGRVSLITQELERGNVSLRLRDYRGRPDEAVYVCQVIHGEQKEEAAVYLWDTEGGWHLDSGSEYLQIETQKEKQTREASSGELELKMEKELKDISRLPAVHIVLEDKEKQLEEMRKTLRESEEKLKDKDSTLEERNKELKDTESRLEKTTKQLNENIKHLQEKDTQLEDMTQQVREKERLLEDTAEVEKSKRQLEALGKDLQDKNSQVENFRVLLQDRDSKLEDRNHKLGEKDKELEEINKRLQEQDKQLQQREKQLQDSNKQLKDKEKQLEERDKLLENVRKDNTQLAQQICDVKTEVERLRRETSAQMTVGGETSDTDTTLLIKKRHSMKEPLQMGRESSSPDSPVSPSVSELRLVLLGRTGAGRSAAGNTILGREEFGAQASPSAVTQRSKRRVGEVCGRRLVLVDTPDWFCPGLSLEEIRQDVGLCVRMSAPGPNAFLLVISVEPSNGEERGVLERMEEMFGEGCWGHTVILFIHADGLKEQSIEEFLQAGSQDLQQLVEKCGSRYHVLNIKDRPHGTQVPELLEQVEEMVAGNRERFYSSQTYQEAETQVREMEGKIQMERLERKQREEREMRERLEKELQDSLLKKDGVIQKLKRDIRILRERITELERPKEEERDEEKKRELERELQRFREKRDRKEMEERHGQEIEEMRGNYEGEVRVEADRNLMKIVLPELQRNIMISQTKMERELSRQFGEKVRQMEEKDGEMERLRHNLKEVSEAHSVLEERLVGEGRGQRALSGVLGWVRKNSSSWVLHNLI from the exons ATGGCCAGAGTTCATA ATGAGTTTAAACTCACCACCACTGATAAGATCTATGTGGTGGGTGGTCCCGGAGATGATGTCACCCTCCCCTGTCACCTCTCACCTGAGACCAGTTCTGTTGCCATGACGATCAGGTGGTTTAGGTGGACAGAGTGTATTTACCTGTATAAGAATGGCCAGGTGACAGAGAGGAGTAGCTATGAGGGCAGAGTGAGTCTGATCACCCAGGAGCTGGAGAGAGGCAACGTGTCTCTGAGGCTGCGAGACTACAGGGGGAGGCCAGATGAAGCAGTCTACGTCTGTCAGGTCATCCATGGAGAACAGAAGGAGGAGGCTGCAGTGTATTTATGGGACACTGAAG GAGGATGGCATTTGG ATTCAGGTTCAGAGTATTTACAAATTGAGACCCAGAAGGAGAAGCAGACGAGGGAAGCGTCATCTGGTGAGCTTG AGTTGAAGATGGAAAAAGAATTAAAAGACATATCCAGACTACCAGCGGTACATATTGTACTTGAAGACAAAGAAAAACAACTAGAGGAGATGAGGAAGACATTGAGGGAATCTGAAGAGAAGCTAAAAGACAAGGACTCAACACTGGAGGAGAGGAATAAAGAACTGAAGGACACAGAGAGCAGACTGGAGAAAACCACAAAGCAACTGAATGAGAACATCAAACACCTCCAGGAGAAAGATACACAACTGGAGGATATGACCCagcaagtgagagagaaagagagactactGGAGGACACTGCCGAGGTGGAGAAGAGTAAGAGACAACTGGAGGCACTGGGGAAGGACCTGCAGGACAAGAATAGCCAAGTAGAGAACTTCAGAGTCCTACTGCAGGATAGAGACAGTAAACTAGAGGACAGGAACCACAAACTGGGAGAGAAAGACAAGGAACTAGAAGAGATAAACAAACGACTGCAAGAGCAAGACAAACaactacaacagagagagaaacagttacAGGATAGCAACAAGCAACTAAAAGACAAAGAGAAACAACTAGAAGAGAGAGATAAACTACTGGAGAATGTCAGGAAAGACAATACACAACTTG CTCAACAGATATGTGATGTGAAGACTGAGGTAGAGAGACTGAGAAGAGAGACCTCAGCCCAGATGACtg TGGGAGGAGAGACTTCAGATACAGACACCACTCTCCTAATCAAGAAGAGACACAGCATGAAAGAACCTCTACAGA tGGGAAGAGAGAGCAGCAGTCCAGACTCCCCAGTGTCTCCCAGTGTGTCTGAGCTGAGACTGGTGCTGCTGGGGAGGACTGGGGCTGGGAGGAGTGCAGCAGGAAACACCATCCTGGGCAGAGAGGAGTTTGGGGCCCAGGCCAGCCCCTCTGCAGTGACCCAGAGGAGTAAGAGGAGAGTGGGGGAAGTGTGTGGGAGACGGTTGGTGCTGGTGGACACTCCAGACTGGTTCTGTCCTGGACTCTCTCTGGAGGAGATTAGACAGGATGTGGGGCTCTGTGTCCGTATGTCTGCCCCGGGACCCAACGCCTTCCTTCTGGTCATATCAGTGGAGCCCTCtaatggggaggagagaggggtgctgGAGAGAATGGAGGAGATGTTTGGGGAGGGTTGTTGGGGACACACTGTGATTCTATTCATCCATGCTGATGGCCTGAAAGAGCAGAGCATTGAGGAGTTTCTCCAAGCAGGGAGTCAGGACCTCCAGCAACTTGTAGAGAAATGTGGGAGCAGGTACCACGTCCTCAACATTAAGGACAGGCCCCATGGCACTCAGGTCCCAGAGCTGCTGGAGCAGGTAGAGGAGATGGTggcaggaaacagagagagattctACAGCAGTCAGACCTACCAGGAGGCAGAGACCCAggtcagagagatggagggaaagatccagatggagagactggagaggaaacagagggaggagagagagatgagagagaggcttGAGAAGGAGCTGCAGGACTCTCTGTTGAAGAAAGATGGCGTAATCCAGAAGCTCAAGAGAGATATCAGGATACTCAGAGAACGAATAACTGAACTGGAGAGACCGAAGGAAGAAGAAAGGGAtgaggagaagaaaagagagctggagagagagctacagagatttagagagaagagagataggaaggagatggaggagagacacgGGCAGGAGATTGAGGAGATGAGGGGAAACTATGAAGGAGAGGTCAGAGTTGAAGCAGACAGAAACCTGATGAAGATAGTCCTAcctgagttacagaggaacatCATGATCTCACAGAcaaagatggagagggagttAAGCAGACAGTTTGGGGAGAAggttagacagatggaggagaaggatggagaaatggagagactGAGACATAACTTGAAAGAGGTCAGTGAAGCTCACTCAGTGTTGGAGGAGAGACTggtaggagaggggagaggtcagAGGGCACTGAGTGGAGTGTTGGGCTGGGTCAGGAAAAACTCATCAAGTTGGGTTCTCCACAATCTGATATGA